The following proteins are encoded in a genomic region of Nomascus leucogenys isolate Asia chromosome 17, Asia_NLE_v1, whole genome shotgun sequence:
- the MRPL14 gene encoding 39S ribosomal protein L14, mitochondrial isoform X2 — MAFFTGLWGPFTCVSRALSHRCFSTTGSLSAIQKMTRVRVVDNSALGNSPYHRAPRCIHVYNKNGVGKVGDRILLAIKGQKKKALIVGHCMPGPRMTPRFDSNNVVLIEDNGNPVGTRIKTPIPTCLRKREGEYSKVLAIAQNFV, encoded by the exons ATGGCTTTCTTTACTGGGCTCTGGGGCCCCTTCACCTGTGTAAGCAGAGCGCTGAGCCATCGCTGTTTCAG CACCACTGGGAGCCTGAGTGCGATTCAGAAGATGACGCGGGTACGAGTGGTGGACAACAGTGCCCTGGGGAACAGCCCATACCATCGGGCTCCTCGCTGCATCCATGTCTATAACAAGAATGGAGTGGGCAAGGTGGGCGACCGGATACTACTGGCCATCAAGGGACAGAAGAAAAAGGCGCTCATTGTGGGGCATTGCATGCCTGGCCCCCGAATGACCCCCAGATTCGACTCCAACAACGTGGTCCTCATTGAGGACAACGGGAACCCTGTGGGGACCCGAATTAAGACACCCATCCCCACCTGCCTGCGCAAGCGGGAAGGCGAGTATTCCAAGGTGCTGGCCATTGCTCAGAACTTTGTGTGA